From a single Vitis vinifera cultivar Pinot Noir 40024 chromosome 18, ASM3070453v1 genomic region:
- the LOC132253242 gene encoding putative 12-oxophytodienoate reductase 11, with protein sequence MDGKVQGINGVSAETPIPLITPYKLGKFQLSHRVVLAPLTRQRSWNNVPQPHAILHYSQRTSKGGLLIAEATGVSDTAQGYPNTPGIWTKEQVEAWKPIVDAVHAKGGIFFCQIWHVGRVSNTGFQPNGQAPISCTDKPLTPQIGANGIDVDQFSPPRRLTTDEIPQVVKDFRLAARNAIEAGFDGVEIHGAHGYLLDQFMKDQVNDRTDKYGGSLENRCRFPLEVVEAVVDEIGADKVGIRLSPFATYAEAGDSNPRALGLYMAESLNKYGLLYCHMVEPRMKTLGEKSECAHSLLPMRKAFNGTFLVAGGYDREDGNNAVAENRADLVVYGRWFLANPDLPKRFALNAPLNKYNRETFYTPDPVLGYTDYPFLEDAE encoded by the exons ATGGACGGGAAAGTACAAGGAATAAATGGCGTCTCTGCTGAAACCCCCATCCCTCTTATCACTCCATACAAATTGGGCAAGTTCCAGCTCTCTCACAG GGTTGTTCTAGCACCATTAACCAGGCAGAGATCTTGGAACAATGTTCCTCAACCACATGCTATCTTACATTACTCTCAAAGAACCAGCAAAGGGGGTCTTCTCATAGCTGAAGCAACGGGAGTTTCGGACACTGCTCAAGG gTATCCAAATACACCAGGCATATGGACAAAAGAACAAGTTGAAGCTTGGAAACCTATTGTAGATGCTGTTCATGCTAAAGGCGGTATCTTTTTTTGTCAGATTTGGCATGTGGGGAGGGTTTCAAACACGG GTTTCCAGCCAAACGGGCAAGCTCCAATCTCTTGTACAGACAAGCCATTGACACCCCAAATCGGAGCCAATGGCATTGATGTTGACCAGTTCTCACCTCCCCGGCGGCTAACAACAGATGAAATCCCTCAAGTTGTAAAGGATTTTAGACTTGCTGCAAGGAACGCTATTGAAGCTG GTTTTGATGGAGTTGAGATCCATGGGGCTCATGGCTACCTACTTGACCAGTTCATGAAAGACCAGGTCAATGATCGAACTGACAAATATGGTGGATCCCTAGAGAACAGATGCCGGTTTCCTTTGGAAGTAGTTGAAGCTGTTGTTGATGAGATAGGGGCAGACAAAGTTGGAATAAGGCTTTCTCCATTTGCTACTTATGCAGAAGCAGGTGACTCGAATCCAAGAGCTCTAGGCCTTTACATGGCTGAATCCTTGAATAAATATGGGCTTCTCTACTGCCACATGGTTGAGCCAAGGATGAAAACACTCGGAGAAAAAAGTGAATGTGCCCATAGTCTTTTGCCCATGAGAAAAGCTTTCAATGGTACATTCCTTGTTGCTGGGGGGTATGACAGAGAAGATGGGAACAACGCTGTGGCAGAGAATCGCGCAGATCTTGTTGTGTATGGGCGTTGGTTCTTGGCCAACCCAGATCTTCCAAAGAGATTTGCGCTCAATGCTCCTCTCAACAAGTACAACAGAGAAACATTCTATACACCCGATCCTGTTCTTGGTTACACTGATTATCCATTTCTTGAAGACGCGGAGTAG
- the LOC100244719 gene encoding putative 12-oxophytodienoate reductase 11 — MEGKVQGEQPLLTPYKMGTFQLSHRVVLAPLTRQRSWDNVPQPHAILYYSQRATKGGLLITEATGVSDTAQGYAHTPGIWTKEQVEAWKPIVDAVHAKGSIFICQLWHVGRVSNTEFQPNGQAPLSSTDKALTPQVRSNGFDVAEFTAPRRLTTDEVPRVVNDFRLAARNAMEAGFDGVEIHGAHGYLLDQFMKDQVNDRTDKYGGSLENRCRFPLEVVEAVVNEIGADKVGIRLSPFGHHAEAGDSNPTALGLYMVESLNKYGVLYCHMVEPRIRAAGEMCECPHSLVPLRKAFNGTFIAAGGYVKEDGNNAVAEERADLVAFGRWFLANPDLPERFALNAPLNKYNRETFYAPEPIIGYTDYPFLEDIVE; from the exons ATGGAAGGAAAAGTGCAAGGAGAGCAGCCCCTTCTCACACCATACAAGATGGGCACGTTTCAGCTCTCTCATAG GGTGGTTCTGGCTCCACTAACTAGACAGAGATCTTGGGACAATGTTCCTCAGCCCCATGCAATCTTGTATTACTCCCAGAGAGCCACTAAAGGGGGGCTTCTCATAACTGAAGCAACTGGAGTTTCCGACACTGCTCAAGG CTATGCACATACCCCGGGTATATGGACAAAAGAGCAAGTTGAAGCCTGGAAGCCCATTGTAGATGCTGTTCATGCTAAAGGCAGTATCTTTATTTGTCAGCTTTGGCATGTGGGAAGAGTTTCAAACACAG AATTCCAGCCAAATGGGCAAGCTCCATTATCTTCTACAGACAAGGCATTGACGCCACAAGTCCGAAGCAATGGCTTTGATGTTGCTGAGTTCACAGCTCCTAGGCGGCTAACAACAGATGAAGTTCCTCGAGTTGTCAATGATTTTAGACTTGCTGCAAGAAATGCTATGGAAGCTG GTTTTGATGGAGTTGAGATCCATGGAGCTCATGGCTATCTACTTGACCAGTTCATGAAAGACCAGGTCAATGATCGAACAGACAAGTATGGTGGATCACTAGAGAACCGTTGCAGGTTCCCATTGGAAGTAGTAGAAGCGGTCGTTAATGAGATAGGAGCTGATAAGGTTGGAATAAGGCTTTCTCCATTTGGCCATCATGCCGAGGCAGGAGACTCCAATCCAACAGCTCTGGGCCTTTACATGGTTGAATCCTTAAACAAATATGGTGTCCTCTATTGCCACATGGTTGAGCCAAGGATAAGAGCAGCCGGAGAAATGTGTGAGTGTCCCCACAGCCTCGTGCCCTTGAGAAAGGCTTTCAATGGCACATTCATAGCCGCTGGGGGTTATGTGAAAGAAGACGGAAACAATGCTGTGGCTGAGGAGCGTGCAGATCTTGTTGCATTTGGACGTTGGTTCTTAGCCAACCCAGATCTTCCAGAAAGATTTGCGCTCAATGCTCCTCTCAACAAGTATAACAGGGAGACATTCTACGCACCCGAACCCATAATCGGCTACACTGATTATCCATTTCTTGAGGATATTGTTGAGTAG